The Dethiosulfovibrio peptidovorans DSM 11002 nucleotide sequence GGCTTCCGTTGTCGGCGTGCAGGATCAGCGGTTTATCGGCAAGGCGGATCTTTTCCGACAGGACCGCCTTGGTGACCACCTCCGACGCCAGTTCTCCTGATTCTTCGTCGTAGATCTCCCAGCCGACTATCTTTCTGCTGTAGAGGTCTATTATGAGGTACAGGTAGTAGAACAGGCCCTTGGCCGGTCCGCAGATGTAAGTTATATCCCAGGACCACAGCTGGTTAGGACCGTCGGCTTTATGGGTTGTTATAGGTTTTTTTACCGGAGCCGCCGTTCTGCCTCTATGGTTGATCTGTCTGTGTTTCCTGAGTATCCTGTAGAATGTCGATTCAGAGGCGATGTATATGCCTTTTTCCAGTAGATCGTTCACTATCTGGGCTGGCGGTGCGCTGGCGTATTCCGGGCTGTTGGCTATCTCTAGTACCTTTCGTTCTTCCTCTTGCGATAGCTTCTGAGGCGTCTTTCTGGGAGCGTGAGGTCTTTGGTCCTCTTTTACCTGGCCCTCTTTGCACCATCTCTGGAAGGTTCTCTCAGTGATGCCGACCTCTCTACAGGCTTTAGCCTGGGTAGCTCCGCTCGATACGGCTTCTTCGATCAGTTCTACTGCTTTACGGCGATCCGAGGCACCGATCAGTCGTCCTCGTTTTCCCCCCAGATCGCCTGGACTTTTTTTCTCAATACCAGCAGGGCAGCCGCTTCAGCCAGGGCTTTGTCCTTACGTCTGAGCTCCTGTGCCAGCTTCTTGTGATCCTTCTTTACCTGGCTTACCTCATGCATAAGCTCCCTGACCTTGAGGCTCTGGCCATCGTTTGCCTCCTCGCAGGAGTTTCGCCAGCTTATAACCTGTTCGACGTACAGTCCTTTTTCCCTGCAGTACCGGGCCAGCTCCTCCTCGTTCATGGTGTAGGTCTCGTGGACTATGAGGAACTTGTCTCTGGAACTCCAGCTATCCGGTCTATCTTCGTCGCAGGGAGCTGCTTTGCCGGACGCACGGAGCTCTTTTCTCCAGTTGTAGAGGGTTGTCACCGTTATGCCAGTCTCTTTCGATAATTTAGGTATGGACATGTTCTCCGGCGGCATCATTCTCTTTTTGATTGCCTCTTTTTGTTCTTTGCTGTACCTCGCCATGTGTCGCACCTCCAGGGAGCCTCTCTCGACTCGCTAAACTAGTCTATCATGCGACACCTATTTTGGCAGGTAGGGATAGGGACATCCAAAAGTTGACCGCCAACCTGAGGACCTTGGGCGAGCTTCAGTTTCCATTCCTCATAGGGACATCCAAAAGCTCATAGGGACATCCAAAAGTTCGATAGATAGTAAGTTTCCATTCCTCATAGGGACATCCAAAAGCCCTATTTTTGTGTCCTTACCTATGTTAGCTGAATCGTTTCCATTCCTCATAGGGACATCCAAAAGATACTACCATCTGGGATATCCTTCATTACTTCCAAAGTTTCCATTCCTCATAGGGACATCCAAAAGGGGGCAGAAGGCTATCTCCGGGAGATCAGGGACGACCGTTTCCATTCCTCATAGGGACATCCAAAAGGCATGATCGTCGTCTCCAGAGGCTGTGTGGGGTCCTCGTTTCCATTCCTCATAGGGACATCCAAAAGGAGTATGGCGTGGTGAGGAAGTCGTAACTATATAAGTTTCCATTCCTCATAGGGACATCCAAAAGAAAGTGGATATTAACAAAGAGTACGGCTTGTCTCTGGTTTCCATTCCTCATAGGGACATCCAAAAGACCCACCAAAACGCCTTGTACCGCCCTACCTTACTCGGTTTCCATTCCTCATAGGGACATCCAAAAGGCTCCTCTATAGCTCCTCCGCCCTTACCATGATTACGTTTCCATTCCTCATAGGGACATCCAAAAGACGGCACCACATGGGTGCCTCGGCACCCTTTCGGATGTTTCCATTCCTCATAGGGACATCCAAAAGGATAGATGTAGGTAGATTACGTGATTATTTGATTGTGTTTCCATTCCTCATAGGGACATCCAAAAGCAATATGCACACTAGGATTGACAGAAAGCTGGTCGGTTTCCATTCCTCATAGGGACATCCAAAAGGACATAGTGTGGCTATAGTTTCGTGGAACGATCCTGGTTTCCATTCCTCATAGGGACATCCAAAAGTTATCCTATCCTCCTAATATCAATACCAGTAATCTGTTTCCATTCCTCATAGGGACATCCAAAAGAAGGAGGAATTAATTATGAGGCTATATAACGACCAGAGTTTCCATTCCTCATAGGGACATCCAAAAGAAAATCTTAGGATACACCGCCATAGCCATTATAGGACGTTTCCATTCCTCATAGGGACATCCAAAAGGTCCACGTAGGCCGAAGGTTCTACCCCGGGGATAGAAGTTTCCATTCCTCATAGGGACATCCAAAAGTTGTGTGTGAATGTTCAGGTGTGGAGTTTTTGGGGCAGTTTCCATTCCTCATAGGGACATCCAAAAGTGGGGCGGAGTCTTCCTGAATGGCTGAGGAAACGACGTTTCCATTCCTCATAGGGACATCCAAAAGGCTTACGAAGAAACCCCTAATGGGCTTCTGTACATGGTTTCCATTCCTCATAGGGACATCCAAAAGGGGGAAGGAAGCTATGCTTCTGTTGTATGGAAGGACCGTTTCCATTCCTCATAGGGACATCCAAAAGGGAAAACCGGTGAAGAGGTCCATAGCTTCGTTGTCCAGTTTCCATTCCTCATAGGGACATCCAAAAGGGGTACACCCCCGAGACCGGAGAGGTTCTCATCCGGGTTTCCATTCCTCATAGGGACATCCAAAAGTAAGGAAGACGACGATCCCACCTATGCCCGTTTTGTGTTTCCATTCCTCATAGGGACATCCAAAAGCGTAGAAGAGTGTAGGGCATACCACGACGCTATGGGGTTTCCATTCCTCATAGGGACATCCAAAAGCATCTAACCCCTTTGATGCTCCAAAGTCCCTTGTAGTTTCCATTCCTCATAGGGACATCCAAAAGGGACTATGCCGTCAGGGTAAAACGGTCTGTTCTGACGTTTCCATTCCTCATAGGGACATCCAAAAGTTTCTGTCCCTAAGTTAAAATTCGAGTCCGGTGATCGTTTCCATTCCTCATAGGGACATCCAAAAGCGTTGGCCGACTCTATTGACCAGACGCTGGTGAAGCGTTTCCATTCCTCATAGGGACATCCAAAAGCCTCTGGTGCATAGCGCCGCTCGTTGTCCATGAACGTTTCCATTCCTCATAGGGACATCCAAAAGCATACACAGGGAGGTTGACCTCCTGAGAGAGATACTGTTTCCATTCCTCATAGGGACATCCAAAAGCAGAATTACGAATTCTGTTGGGGTCAAGACCTTCTCGTTTCCATTCCTCATAGGGACATCCAAAAGGAGGTCTGTTCCGGCGAACTGGTTCACGTCGTTGTGTTTCCATTCCTCATAGGGACATCCAAAAGCCACAGGAGCTGAGTGGTTACAAGGGTTTATGCGTTTAATCATATCGACAAAACCTCTTAAATACCCCTGCAAAATAGATAAAAAATCGACGACTGAGGTTATTCTACACCATGCTACCACTGAATTCAAGTGTATGGGACGCAAAAAAACATGTCTCTGTCAGTCCCCCGTAGTTTTTACCTCATCGGAGATCGACAGAGACTATTCGGTATCTATACAATAATGTTTATTTCATTTCTCTCTATTCCAATGACTTCTCTAGCTGTATATCTCTCACTTCTCCAGGTGTAGAATATAACGCTATCCGATTCATGGTCTATTTTTTGCTTAACCTCCGCCTTGAGTTTCGCAAGAAGCCCCTCGGAAAGCTCGCCCTCAAGGACGGAGTTTTGAACCCAGTTGAGGTACTTTCGCCCTATTTTCAACATCTTAGCGACTCGTCTCTCTCCTACGTCGTATATCATTATAACAAACACCAGCGATCACCACCCAGAGATGTGAGGCTCATAGGTTTGATCCCCCAGTATGTGCTTCTCCAGCTTGTGGACCTCCATCCTCATAAGACCCCGATAGCTTACCTTTCTCTTGAGCCTTGGATGGTCGATAGTCTGTTGCAACCGCTCCTCCCAGGCCGATACCACTATCTTCCGCCCTGACTCCTGAAGGTAGATCCCACCGGAGGGGCCGTCTTCGAAGTGCTTGGCCTGGATGACCTTCTTGTTTATCAGGGAAAATATAATCCTATCGACAAGGATTGGCTTGAATATCTCCGCTACGTCCAGGTTTAGGCTGAATCGGCGAAAGTTGGTCTCGTGTAGGAATCCTATCCGAGGATCCAGGTGGGTTCGGTATATCTGGGACAGGGCCGTGACGTAGCACATAGAGTTTAGAAAGCTGATCAAGGCATTCATCCTGTTCTGAGGAGGACGACGAGATCTTACGTCGAAGGCGAAGGGACCCCCTCCGGTGATGTGGTCGAAGGCACTGTAATATGCCTCTCGACCGTTTCCCTCAAGGCCCATAATCTCCGCTACGGAATCGCTTTTATCCAGCTTGCCCTTGTAGGATTCGATATTGGAAAGCATGGATACAAGGGATTCATTACCCCTCCGACGGTAGTAATTCAGCACAACTGCCATGTTCTCCATAGCCCCACAGACAATTCTACGGGCTATGTCAACTCTTTTTTCATGATCCAGGTAGCAGGCTGCCTGAGCAAGTATAGTTGCTCCAGAGTTCAAAAACTCTCTCGGGGAGTAACTGCCCTGGTAATATCCGTGATGGTTGAAGAAGTGTAATGGCACATGGCTGACGGTACAAAATTCCAGAAATCGCTTGTTTAAAGACACCTCTCCAAAGATCATCAGCTCGTCGGTGGTCTCGACGGGGAGAAACTTTCTGCCGTCCTCTCCCTCGAAAACCACCGTATTCTCTTTACGCTTAAGCTCTCCGGCGGAGAAAATATATATTGTCTTTCCCATAGCATCAGCTCCAGCAAAGGTCACTATAAGCGCAGACGGAGCAAAAACGGTTTTTTACCGCTTTCGGCGGGGCTGCCATACAGGCGATTTCCCGTATCTCCTCGTACACTCCGTCCAGCCTATGCCTGGTTTCCTCGGTCAACTCCACTTCCTTTCGCCTTTTCTCCTTAGGAAAGAGCAACTGTCCTTTGGCTATTATTCCGTCCTTCCAGAGATCGTAAAGGTAGTGGGCCAATTGAAGCCTAGCGGCGTCTATAGATCGACTGCTCTTTTTGACCTCACCGACGACCAGGGTTCCGTCCTCAACCTTTACGATGTCGAACCGATTATCACCGAAGGAGACGGAGTGTCTGTCTCTGCGATAGGAGTTTTCGTCGATCAGCCTGCCCATGACCAAAAAGTCGTCCTCTCTATCCGGCTCTATCCCATGAGACATAAACCATACCTCCCTGTGGCAGATGGAAAAATACCACACAAGGGTTCCACCTATCCTAGGAGGCTCAGAGAAACAGGGCACCGCCATCACCTCCTCCCCAAAGTGAGACCGGCACGAACCCCACCTGGTCATCGTAGATATCTCCCACAGCGGCACTGGTCAGAAACCAACTATCGTCTCCCAAGAACGGCCCCAGAGGAGGGATGTCGTCTTCCGTCAAAAAGCGGGCCAATTCCCCCCGCCACTGTTTTAATTCCTCGATGGGGACCTCTATGGCATACTGTTGGGTGATCTTAGCCAGTCGCTTTTTCTCATCGAGGGACTCAAGGGTCCATTTATCGTCCCGAAGGCGTAACAGGATGTAGCGAATATCTTGATCCAGCTCGACAAATACCCTAAACCCCTTAAAGTCTCTTGGGATAAGCTCTTCTTTCTCCTCCGGTCCCCACAAGCCTTTTTGAAGTTTTTCCCATACAGGAGAAAAACTTATTCCGTCCATAATCTCCCCGTAGTAGGTCTGCACTATCTGAGGTATGTCCCTTTCGTCGAAATTCCCCCTATCTCTGAGAATTCTCCTGGACCTCTCAAGAAGCACATCATCGTAGACATAGGAACAGTAGGGAACCTTGTTTTCAGCGATAATCTCCGCCACAAGCACCTTGCCCATTCTGCTGGGATCACCGTGCCTGTTGCATCGCCCTGCAACCTGGACGACGCTGTCCAAAGGTCCCATATCCCGAAATACCCAGTCGAAATCGAGATCGACACCGGCCTCGACGACCTGGGTGGAGATCAGATAATAGGGTTCCCCAGATAGCTGGGCTTGCTTTATTCTCTTGAGAACCTTTCTTCTGTGAATAGGGGTCATCCATGCCGAGAGGAAGTAGACATCCCCTTCCAGCCGTTCTTTCAACAGGTTATAAGTCCTTATGGCCGATTTTCTGGTGTTCAAAACGACAAGCCCCGACCCCCTGGCGACAGGTAGACTTTCAAAAAGCAGATCCGGTAAATCGTCAAGGGGAAACTTATCTTTTAAGACCTTATAACGATGTCTTACGTTAGGGAAGTGATACCTCTTAGGAGATATCTCTATGCCCTCTCCTATCTGAGGCTGGGTGGCGGTCATCAGGATAAAATAGGTCCCCAGCTTTTCGCTGAGAAAATCCAGAGTCTTTCCCATACCGGACCAAAACTTAGGGGGGATTCCCTGAGGTTCGTCCATTATCACCACCGACCGGCTTAATCTGTGGAAGTCCATCGAGGAGTTAGCTCTCGGATCGTATATAGAGTTCCATAGCTGAACCATGGTGGTCAGAATCACCGGAGATCTCCAATACCTGAAGAGAACAGACATCTTATCCCAGGGAGAGTACACATCGTCGTCATCCGGCACCTCCTTGCCTGAGATCATCTGGCTGTGATCCTCCTGAACAGATTCGATGCCGAAAAGCTCTTTAGCCACCGATGAATTCTGCTCTATGATACTGATGAACGGCAGAGCGTAGATTATGCTCTTATATCCGTTCCTGGAAGCTATCTCATAGGCGATCTCCAGACCTGTGACTGTCTTTCCAGCTCCTGTCGGAAGGGTCAGGGTGTAGAGCCCTGGGGAGGTTATCCCTCGGGAACTTTGGAGGCATTCATCGTGGACCTCCGACCGCCAATAATCCACCGAGGTGGGTTTTCTTACGGAAAAATCGATAGGCAAAAAGGCCGGAAAAGGCTCTTCCAACAGGGACCTGACCCCTATGGCGTCCATTCGATCGGCGGTGACGAGAAGAGAGAGTAGACTACGCAGGGTCAGCCAATCCCCTTCCGAGACCCGGGGCTCCCACAGAGTATCGATAAAATCCTCCCAATCCTCCTGAGACATCCATCTCCTCCAGGAGGGAATCACCGAGCTCATATGACCCTGAATTTCGGAGAGAGAGTCCTCCCTGGCGATCCAAAATTGCTTTGAGTCTTTTGCGTTCACCATATGAGTGTGGTGTCTTCGGACAGCCTCGGTTGCCCAAAGAGATCCAGTAAGGTGCAAGGAGAAACAGGAGGAGGGACAGGCGTGGTTAACGCCTGTCCTGCTTCTGCCCAAAAGATAGCTCTGAAAAAGTGGGTTAGCTTTCTCCAGATCGTGGGTCATTGCCGCACCTTCAAGGAGAGAAATCTCTATAGGGATACGAAACCTCCGGGCCAGCTCAAGGGCCATTGAGGTCGTGCCCTCCAAATGGTCTGTAAGAGACCGATCAGGATGGCTGAAAAGATCACCAGGCAGGGAACCAGGCGACCAGGTCCTCCCCGCAGAGAGACACATCAAGCTCCCCCCTCTCTTTTACTACGACCTTTCCATCGCCCGCTGGAGAGTAGATAACCGAGCAAGCTCTCACTAAGCCCCTCCCGACATCGAACTGAAGGGGAACCCTTTCCTTAAAGGCTCCTCCGCTGGAGAGAACATCTACGGTCATTCCATCCGTCCAGGGAACGATCGTATCCAAAGCCAGAGGACCGCCATCAGGGGAAG carries:
- the cas1b gene encoding type I-B CRISPR-associated endonuclease Cas1b; the protein is MGKTIYIFSAGELKRKENTVVFEGEDGRKFLPVETTDELMIFGEVSLNKRFLEFCTVSHVPLHFFNHHGYYQGSYSPREFLNSGATILAQAACYLDHEKRVDIARRIVCGAMENMAVVLNYYRRRGNESLVSMLSNIESYKGKLDKSDSVAEIMGLEGNGREAYYSAFDHITGGGPFAFDVRSRRPPQNRMNALISFLNSMCYVTALSQIYRTHLDPRIGFLHETNFRRFSLNLDVAEIFKPILVDRIIFSLINKKVIQAKHFEDGPSGGIYLQESGRKIVVSAWEERLQQTIDHPRLKRKVSYRGLMRMEVHKLEKHILGDQTYEPHISGW
- a CDS encoding CRISPR-associated helicase/endonuclease Cas3 — translated: MCLSAGRTWSPGSLPGDLFSHPDRSLTDHLEGTTSMALELARRFRIPIEISLLEGAAMTHDLEKANPLFQSYLLGRSRTGVNHACPSSCFSLHLTGSLWATEAVRRHHTHMVNAKDSKQFWIAREDSLSEIQGHMSSVIPSWRRWMSQEDWEDFIDTLWEPRVSEGDWLTLRSLLSLLVTADRMDAIGVRSLLEEPFPAFLPIDFSVRKPTSVDYWRSEVHDECLQSSRGITSPGLYTLTLPTGAGKTVTGLEIAYEIASRNGYKSIIYALPFISIIEQNSSVAKELFGIESVQEDHSQMISGKEVPDDDDVYSPWDKMSVLFRYWRSPVILTTMVQLWNSIYDPRANSSMDFHRLSRSVVIMDEPQGIPPKFWSGMGKTLDFLSEKLGTYFILMTATQPQIGEGIEISPKRYHFPNVRHRYKVLKDKFPLDDLPDLLFESLPVARGSGLVVLNTRKSAIRTYNLLKERLEGDVYFLSAWMTPIHRRKVLKRIKQAQLSGEPYYLISTQVVEAGVDLDFDWVFRDMGPLDSVVQVAGRCNRHGDPSRMGKVLVAEIIAENKVPYCSYVYDDVLLERSRRILRDRGNFDERDIPQIVQTYYGEIMDGISFSPVWEKLQKGLWGPEEKEELIPRDFKGFRVFVELDQDIRYILLRLRDDKWTLESLDEKKRLAKITQQYAIEVPIEELKQWRGELARFLTEDDIPPLGPFLGDDSWFLTSAAVGDIYDDQVGFVPVSLWGGGDGGALFL
- the cas4 gene encoding CRISPR-associated protein Cas4, which encodes MAVPCFSEPPRIGGTLVWYFSICHREVWFMSHGIEPDREDDFLVMGRLIDENSYRRDRHSVSFGDNRFDIVKVEDGTLVVGEVKKSSRSIDAARLQLAHYLYDLWKDGIIAKGQLLFPKEKRRKEVELTEETRHRLDGVYEEIREIACMAAPPKAVKNRFCSVCAYSDLCWS
- the cas2 gene encoding CRISPR-associated endonuclease Cas2 — translated: MFVIMIYDVGERRVAKMLKIGRKYLNWVQNSVLEGELSEGLLAKLKAEVKQKIDHESDSVIFYTWRSERYTAREVIGIERNEINIIV